A stretch of the Planctomycetota bacterium genome encodes the following:
- a CDS encoding PTS sugar transporter subunit IIA: protein GVAIPHAKHESVRGVVGLVARSAGGVEFSALDSRPVHLLFLLVSHPDRPEDHLKAMEHVFRSIKNDNLRRFLLRASSREEIIDLLREADEELG, encoded by the coding sequence CGGGGTGGCGATTCCGCACGCGAAGCACGAATCGGTTCGCGGCGTGGTGGGCCTGGTGGCGCGGAGCGCGGGGGGCGTGGAGTTTTCGGCGCTGGACAGCCGGCCGGTGCACTTGCTCTTTCTCTTGGTGTCGCATCCGGATAGGCCGGAGGACCACCTGAAGGCGATGGAACACGTTTTCCGGAGCATCAAGAACGACAACTTGCGCCGCTTCCTGTTGCGGGCCTCCAGCCGGGAGGAGATCATCGACCTGTTGCGGGAGGCGGACGAGGAGTTGGGTTGA
- a CDS encoding HPr family phosphocarrier protein — protein sequence MPTRDIEITNATGLHARPAAKFVEIASRFRSQVAVHKNDQMVNGKSVWDMLTLDAAAGTILRLEVEGDDAEECLTRLTELLRDPDNEQADS from the coding sequence GTGCCGACAAGAGATATCGAGATCACGAACGCGACGGGTCTTCACGCGCGGCCGGCGGCGAAATTTGTGGAGATCGCCAGCCGATTTCGCAGCCAGGTCGCCGTCCATAAAAACGACCAGATGGTGAACGGCAAGAGCGTGTGGGACATGCTGACGCTCGACGCCGCCGCCGGCACCATTCTTCGCCTGGAAGTCGAAGGCGACGACGCGGAGGAGTGTCTGACCCGGTTGACAGAACTGCTTCGGGACCCGGACAACGAGCAGGCCGACTCCTGA